One genomic window of Salvia miltiorrhiza cultivar Shanhuang (shh) chromosome 4, IMPLAD_Smil_shh, whole genome shotgun sequence includes the following:
- the LOC131019737 gene encoding serine/threonine/tyrosine-protein kinase HT1-like, translated as MSSGGKSRGKKEEGNHDKSESRSVEGVSSKGSITASVELCIDEKVLVDPKSLFIGSKIGEGAHGKVYQGRYGDRIVAIKVLNCGQTSEERSVLESRFVREVAMMSKVKHENLVKFIGACKEPLMVIVTELLPGMSLRKYLGSLRPKQLDLTLALNFALDIARAMDCLHANGIIHRDLKPDNLLLTADQKSVKLADFGLAREETVTEMMTAETGTYRWMAPELYSTVTLRQGEKKHYNNKVDVYSFGIVLWELLTNRMPFEGMSNLQAAYAAAFKQERPTLPDETPAELAYIIQSCWVEDPNMRPSFSQIIRMLHEFLFTLKPSSSPDQTNSSEAELTKNGAIIEFSSRAKGKFAFLRQLFATKKALNS; from the exons ATGAGTTCTGGTGGTAAGAGCAGAGGGAAAAAAGAGGAGGGGAATCATGACAAGTCCGAGTCGAGATCGGTAGAAGGAGTTTCTTCCAAGGGATCAATCACTGCCTCTGTGGAACTATGTATTGATGAGAAAGTGCTTGTTGACCCCAAATCCCTCTTTATTGGATCAAAAATTGGTGAGGGAGCTCATGGCAAAGTTTATCAAGGAAG GTATGGTGATCGTATTGTTGCTATCAAAGTTCTTAATTGTGGTCAAACATCGGAAGAGAGGAGTGTCCTTGAGAGTCGTTTTGTCCGGGAAGTGGCAATGATGTCTAAAGTAAAACATGAGAACCTTGTCAAG TTTATTGGAGCTTGTAAGGAACCTTTAATGGTGATAGTTACTGAGTTATTGCCGGGGATGTCACTTCGGAAATATCTTGGGAGCTTGCGTCCTAAGCAGTTGGACCTGACATTGGCATTAAACTTCGCTCTTGATATTGCTCGAGCAATGGATTGTTTACATGCAAATGGGATTATACATAGAGACTTAAAACCCG ACAATTTGCTGCTCACGGCAGATCAGAAGTCTGTGAAGCTTGCAGATTTTGGTCTTGCCAGAGAAGAAACTGTCACTGAGATGATGACTGCAGAAACCGGGACATATCGCTGGATGGCACCTGAG TTATACAGTACTGTGACTCTTCGTCAGGGGGAGAAGAAGCACTACAATAACAAAGTCGACGTTTACAGTTTTGGCATTGTCCTCTGGGAGCTGCTGACGAATCGCATGCCATTTGAGGGAATGTCAAATTTGCAGGCTGCTTATGCTGCTGCTTTTAAG CAAGAGAGGCCTACTCTGCCAGACGAAACCCCAGCTGAGCTCGCGTATATAATCCAGTCGTGCTGGGTTGAAGATCCAAACATGCGACCTAGCTTCAGCCAGATCATCCGGATGCTCCACGAGTTCCTCTTCACGCTCAAGCCCTCCTCGTCACCTGACCAAACCAACTCCTCCGAGGCAGAACTGACCAAGAACGGTGCCATCATCGAGTTCTCTAGCCGAGCCAAAGGGAAATTCGCCTTCCTTCGCCAGCTTTTCGCCACCAAGAAGGCTCTCAACTCATAG
- the LOC131023036 gene encoding secreted RxLR effector protein 161-like — translation MDIIRDQDKGRLCLLQSDYALKVIKKFRLHQAKSLVVPIMQQTKLSTSQCPKTDEEKRKMYSVPYSNAVGSIMYMMICTRPDLAYAISILSRFMSNPGKPHWEALKCVLRYIRGSDCCGLVFEKKQRWSGNPLVGFVDSDYASYEDNRRSQTGYIFSLYGTAISWKSMLQSVVTLSTTEAEYMAMTEAVKEGVWLKGMLADFGVFQKNVEIFCDNQSALHLAKHQVFHERSKHIL, via the coding sequence ATGGACATCATAAGGGACCAGGATAAAGGAAGGTTGTGTCTTCTTCAGAGTGATTATGCTTTGAAGGTGATAAAGAAATTCAGGCTGCATCAAGCTAAGAGCCTGGTAGTGCCTATAATGCAGCAGACAAAGCTCAGTACTTCTCAGTGTCCAAAGACAGATGAGGAAAAGAGAAAGATGTATTCAGTGCCATACTCAAATGCTGTGGGCAGCATAATGTATATGATGATATGCACAAGGCCTGATTTAGCCTATGCTATCAGCATACTCAGCAGATTTATGTCAAACCCTGGTAAACCACATTGGGAAGCTCTGAAATGTGTATTAAGATACATAAGAGGAAGTGATTGCTGTGGATTAGTGTTTGAGAAGAAGCAAAGATGGTCAGGAAATCCTTTGGTGGGATTTGTTGATTCAGATTATGCATCATATGAAGATAACAGGAGATCACAAACTGGATACATTTTCAGCTTATATGGTACTGCCATCAGCTGGAAGTCAATGTTGCAGTCTGTGGTTACATTGTCCACAACCGAAGCTGAGTACATGGCAATGACAGAGGCAGTAAAGGAAGGGGTTTGGCTTAAAGGAATGTTAGCTGATTTTGGAGTTTTTCAGAAGAATGTAGAAATCTTCTGTGATAATCAGAGTGCTCTGCACTTGGCCAAACATCAAGTGTTTCATGAGAGGTCGAAACACATCTTGTAA
- the LOC131019738 gene encoding ubiquitin carboxyl-terminal hydrolase 5-like yields MREELALAFGELLRKLWSFGRTPIAPRVFKGKVARFAPQFSGYNHHDSQAKLQWLWERVVLENQLLGKIFVQLGNNIRLC; encoded by the exons ATGCGT GAAGAGCTTGCACTCGCATTTGGTGAATTGTTGAGGAAACTCTGGTCTTTTGGTCGAACTCCAATTGCACCTCGTGTATTTAAGGGGAAAGTTGCCCGTTTTGCTCCCCAGTTTAGTGGTTATAATCATCATGATTCGCAG GCAAAGCTACAGTGGTTATGGGAACGAGTGGTGCTAGAAAATC AACTATTGGGAAAGATTTTTGTCCAGTTGGGAAACAATATCAG GCTCTGCTAG